The proteins below come from a single Corylus avellana chromosome ca3, CavTom2PMs-1.0 genomic window:
- the LOC132174232 gene encoding uncharacterized protein LOC132174232 translates to MRFRRRGKLSPRLVGPFEILEKIGTVAYCLALPLNLTGIHNVFHISMLRKYVPDPTHVLESKPLQIQSNMTYEETPTRMLDRREQVLRNKTISLVKVLWSNHSVEEASWELEERMGEKYPYLFE, encoded by the coding sequence ATGAGGTTCAGAAGAAGAGGAAAGCTGAGCCCCAGATTGGTGGgtccctttgagattcttgagaagATCGGCACGGTGGCATATTGTTTGGCACTACCACTAAACTTGACAGGAATTCACAACGTATTTCATATATCCATGCTAAGGAAGTACGTACCGGACCCCACGCATGTATTGGAAAGCAAGCCCCTACAGATTCAATCCAACATGACTTATGAGGAGACACCGACCAGAATGCTGGATAGAAGGGAACAAGTCCTCAGGAACAAGACTATCTCTTTAGTGAAAGTCTTATGGAGTAACCACTCCGTGGAAGAAGCTTCATGGGAATTGGAGGAGCGCATGGGGGAAAAGTACCCGTATCTATTTGAGTGA